From one Formosa sediminum genomic stretch:
- a CDS encoding S66 peptidase family protein — protein sequence MSSYKLFLSLFFIVFSLNLSPIMAQQSTVSSKVNTPKTYIKPPYLKAGDTVAIVAPSGVLKNRYDELERAKTLLESWGLHTVVGEHVFAQNGHFAGTDKQRAADFQKALDDPKVKAIWCARGGYGTVRMIDLLDYSKFKLQPKWVIGYSDITAIHNQIHNLGYQSMHAMMCVSLPQNISDIPETISTFKDAIFGNHLSYVLKGSTYNKPGMVTGPLTGGNLTLLHTMLGSETSIDVSGEILFIEEIGEYAYHIDRMLQSLKRAGYFEHCKGILVGDMSKVRKNTTAFGRTIEEIVLDIAADYDFPVAFNMPAGHEKDNRALIFGSTVTLKVEKNESTLVFKE from the coding sequence ATGTCCTCATACAAATTATTCTTATCCCTATTTTTTATTGTTTTTAGTTTAAATTTAAGTCCCATAATGGCGCAACAATCTACAGTTTCTTCTAAAGTAAATACACCTAAAACTTATATTAAACCACCGTATTTAAAAGCAGGCGATACAGTTGCTATTGTAGCCCCTTCTGGAGTTTTAAAAAATAGATATGACGAATTGGAGCGTGCTAAAACTTTATTAGAAAGTTGGGGATTACATACTGTAGTTGGCGAACATGTATTTGCACAAAACGGACACTTTGCAGGAACAGATAAACAACGTGCAGCAGATTTTCAGAAGGCCTTAGACGACCCTAAAGTTAAAGCCATTTGGTGTGCTCGAGGCGGATATGGTACCGTGAGAATGATAGATTTATTAGATTATTCTAAGTTTAAGTTACAACCAAAATGGGTTATTGGGTATTCAGATATTACGGCCATTCATAACCAGATACACAATTTAGGTTACCAATCTATGCATGCTATGATGTGCGTGAGTTTACCTCAGAATATATCAGATATTCCCGAAACTATCTCGACTTTTAAAGATGCAATTTTTGGAAACCATTTATCTTATGTTTTAAAAGGGTCTACTTACAATAAACCAGGCATGGTGACCGGACCACTTACAGGAGGTAATTTAACACTGTTACATACCATGTTAGGTTCGGAAACCAGTATTGATGTTTCTGGAGAAATTCTTTTTATTGAAGAAATAGGCGAGTACGCCTACCATATAGACCGGATGTTACAAAGCTTAAAACGTGCCGGATATTTTGAACATTGTAAAGGAATTTTGGTGGGAGATATGAGTAAGGTACGTAAAAACACCACAGCGTTTGGTAGAACGATTGAAGAAATTGTTCTGGATATAGCGGCCGATTACGATTTTCCTGTAGCCTTTAATATGCCTGCTGGACACGAAAAAGATAATCGCGCCTTAATTTTTGGAAGTACCGTAACACTGAAAGTTGAAAAAAATGAATCGACTTTAGTATTTAAGGAGTAA
- a CDS encoding BPSS1187 family protein → MLKKLVALSFIICVCNNLIGQSTYQFPKEYTVLNVEPAKTDSRIKEANTPHLVVYNPTAKQGKLLLFMPGTGGIALKGPKSLFSVAVYQGYHVINLSYINTPAVAQICRGNTLTKNSKCTSDFRTMRIYGDNNFSLIEDEAHDAIVNRLTKLLIYLAENDKKGNWGAYLENGKPKWSEIAVSGQSQGGGMAAFIAKRERVARVVDFSGGWDFSAKNKIAFWYTNESATPLDLWYGTYHVTEPMAKTIEETYLAMGIPKDHIYPFNLPVPEGKKGHSNGVRNIGYTDQWIELLGKGN, encoded by the coding sequence ATGTTAAAAAAGCTTGTTGCATTATCATTTATTATCTGTGTGTGTAATAATTTAATAGGGCAATCTACGTATCAATTTCCTAAAGAATACACGGTTTTAAATGTCGAGCCTGCTAAAACAGATTCTAGAATAAAAGAAGCTAATACGCCGCATTTAGTTGTGTATAATCCAACAGCCAAACAAGGTAAGCTATTGTTGTTTATGCCAGGTACAGGAGGTATTGCCTTAAAGGGACCAAAGAGTTTATTTTCTGTAGCTGTATATCAAGGATATCATGTAATTAATCTATCCTATATTAATACGCCAGCAGTGGCACAAATATGTAGAGGAAATACGCTAACAAAAAATTCTAAATGTACTTCAGATTTTAGGACAATGCGTATTTATGGCGATAATAATTTCTCACTTATAGAAGATGAAGCACATGATGCTATAGTAAACCGATTAACTAAGTTGCTTATTTATTTAGCTGAAAATGATAAAAAAGGCAATTGGGGTGCATATCTGGAAAATGGCAAACCAAAATGGAGTGAAATAGCTGTCTCTGGTCAGTCTCAAGGCGGAGGCATGGCAGCTTTTATAGCGAAACGTGAGCGCGTGGCACGCGTAGTAGATTTTTCTGGTGGTTGGGATTTTTCAGCCAAAAACAAAATTGCGTTTTGGTATACCAACGAGAGTGCAACACCTTTAGATTTATGGTATGGTACATATCATGTTACCGAGCCTATGGCTAAAACTATTGAAGAAACTTATTTAGCCATGGGGATCCCTAAAGATCATATTTACCCTTTTAATTTACCTGTCCCTGAAGGAAAAAAAGGACACTCTAATGGTGTTAGAAATATAGGGTATACAGACCAATGGATTGAATTGTTAGGAAAAGGAAATTAA
- the metG gene encoding methionine--tRNA ligase — MRTFVPLKPKQDMSKRYTITAALPYTNGPIHIGHLAGVYVPADIYARYLRLTGNDVLFICGSDEHGVPITIKAKKEGVTPQDIVDKYHAIIKTSFEDFGVSFDNYSRTSAKIHHDTASEFFTTLYEKGEFTEETTEQLYDEEANQFLADRFVTGTCPKCGNEEAYGDQCEKCGSSLNATDLINPKSAITGNVPTLKQTKHWFLPLDKHEDFLKEWILKGHKKDWKPNVYGQVKSWIDDGLRPRAVTRDLDWGIPVPVEGAEGKVLYVWFDAPIGYISSTKEWAAREGKDWEPYWKDKDTTLVHFIGKDNIVFHCIIFPAMLKAEGSYILPENVPANEFLNLEGNKLSTSKNWAVWLPEYLEDFPGQQDVLRYALTANAPETKDNDFTWKDFQARNNNELVAIFGNFINRVVVLTNKYYNGVVPTAGEFSQVDEETLAALKAYPSVISSSIERYRFREGSQELMNLARLGNKYLADEEPWKMIKVDVARTQTIMFVALQIAAGLATLSEPFLPFTSEKLKVILNLSDENNWDSIAIKDVLLTAGHQIAKAELLFTKIEDDTIQQQLDKLIASKKANEAANKVAEPQKDTITFDDFSKLDLRVGTILEAEKMPKAKKLLVLKVDTGIDVRTIVSGIAESFKPEDVVGKRVTVLVNLAPRALRGVESEGMILMTETAEGKLVFVNPDEKGVTNGLQIS, encoded by the coding sequence ATGCGTACTTTTGTGCCTTTAAAACCGAAACAAGACATGTCTAAAAGATATACCATTACAGCAGCGTTACCTTACACCAACGGCCCAATACACATTGGCCACTTAGCCGGTGTTTATGTACCTGCAGATATTTATGCACGATATTTACGCTTAACTGGAAACGATGTTCTTTTTATTTGCGGAAGCGACGAACATGGTGTACCCATTACAATTAAAGCTAAAAAAGAAGGTGTAACGCCTCAAGATATTGTAGATAAATACCACGCGATTATTAAAACATCGTTTGAAGATTTTGGCGTTTCTTTTGATAATTATTCTAGAACCTCAGCTAAAATTCATCATGACACGGCTTCAGAATTCTTTACAACTTTATATGAAAAAGGAGAATTTACAGAAGAAACAACAGAGCAGTTATACGATGAAGAAGCAAATCAGTTTTTAGCAGACCGTTTTGTAACAGGAACATGTCCAAAATGTGGTAACGAAGAAGCTTATGGCGACCAGTGCGAAAAATGTGGAAGTAGTTTAAATGCCACAGATTTAATAAATCCAAAATCGGCTATTACAGGAAACGTACCCACTTTAAAACAAACTAAACACTGGTTTTTACCTTTAGATAAGCACGAAGACTTTTTAAAAGAATGGATTTTAAAAGGTCATAAAAAAGACTGGAAACCTAATGTTTATGGTCAAGTAAAATCTTGGATAGACGACGGTTTAAGACCACGTGCCGTAACTCGCGATTTAGATTGGGGAATTCCCGTTCCTGTAGAAGGTGCCGAAGGAAAAGTACTTTACGTTTGGTTTGATGCGCCTATTGGTTACATCTCATCTACTAAAGAATGGGCTGCTCGCGAAGGGAAAGATTGGGAACCGTATTGGAAAGATAAAGACACCACACTAGTGCACTTTATCGGGAAAGATAATATTGTATTTCACTGTATAATTTTCCCAGCTATGTTAAAAGCAGAAGGGTCTTATATTTTACCTGAAAATGTACCAGCTAACGAATTTTTAAACTTAGAAGGTAACAAATTATCGACTTCTAAAAACTGGGCCGTTTGGTTACCAGAATATTTAGAAGATTTCCCAGGACAACAAGATGTATTGCGTTATGCGTTAACAGCAAATGCTCCTGAGACTAAAGATAACGACTTTACTTGGAAAGATTTCCAAGCCAGAAATAATAACGAGTTGGTTGCTATTTTCGGGAACTTTATTAACCGTGTAGTGGTGTTAACCAATAAATATTATAACGGTGTTGTCCCTACAGCAGGCGAATTCTCTCAAGTAGACGAAGAAACTTTAGCCGCTTTAAAAGCTTATCCGTCTGTAATTTCAAGCTCTATAGAACGCTACAGATTCCGTGAAGGAAGCCAAGAATTAATGAATTTAGCCCGACTTGGAAACAAGTATTTAGCCGATGAAGAACCTTGGAAAATGATTAAAGTCGATGTGGCTCGTACACAAACCATAATGTTTGTAGCGTTACAAATTGCTGCCGGTCTTGCTACGTTATCGGAGCCTTTCTTACCATTTACATCAGAGAAACTTAAAGTAATATTAAACCTTTCAGATGAAAATAATTGGGATAGCATTGCAATTAAAGATGTATTACTTACTGCCGGACACCAAATAGCAAAAGCAGAATTGTTATTTACTAAAATTGAAGACGACACCATACAGCAACAATTAGATAAATTAATTGCGAGTAAGAAAGCTAACGAAGCCGCTAACAAAGTAGCTGAACCACAAAAAGATACTATTACTTTCGATGATTTCTCTAAATTAGATTTACGTGTTGGCACGATTTTAGAAGCAGAGAAAATGCCGAAAGCTAAAAAATTATTGGTTTTAAAAGTAGACACCGGAATTGATGTGAGAACTATTGTCTCTGGAATTGCCGAAAGTTTTAAACCAGAAGATGTAGTTGGAAAACGTGTTACAGTACTTGTAAACCTAGCGCCAAGAGCATTACGTGGTGTAGAAAGTGAAGGTATGATTTTAATGACCGAAACAGCAGAAGGCAAATTAGTATTTGTTAATCCGGATGAAAAAGGCGTAACTAACGGATTACAAATAAGCTAA
- a CDS encoding S9 family peptidase, which translates to MKKLILILITLITSYLSTAQQVMNPELLWSVKRINAMGLSTDGTLLFYSVKIPNIENNTFDTSYFKIPVNGGKAVQIEKEDVAVADKKISPDGTFKLFHKTVHLEDVKAKDIYKNLDKANAYVFTDLDNRHWDTWSDGSYEHVFYKKVDADDDAAIDLMPNQPYYTPQRPFGGDEDYIWSPDSKSIYYVSKKLKGKAYATSTNTDIYKYDIATKTTINITESNKGYDTNPAFSPKGALAWLQMKTDGYESDKNDIVVFESGIKQNLTQHWDGTVNSFVWSKDGSKLYFTAPVDGTIQLFTVNYPGKKRMAPVVKQLSKGQFDVRGIVAELDDKLIVTRGDMNQASEIYTFNLKDSAFKQLTALNDDLYSKLDLPKVEKRYVTTTDNKQMLVWVILPPNFDATKKYPTLLYAQGGPQSPLSQFYSYRWNFQLMSSQGYIIVAPNRRGMPGHGVAWNEAISKDWGGQVMDDYLSAIDNIAKEPYVDTDRLGAIGASYGGYSVFYLAGIHNKRFKSFIAHDGVFDTRTMAGTTEELFFVNHDFGGNYWDKSNATAQKAFNEFNPITYVDKWDTPILIIQGGKDYRVPIEQGLAAFQAAQLRNIKSKLLYLPDENHWVLQPQNALVWQHEFFKWLKETL; encoded by the coding sequence ATGAAAAAATTAATCCTAATTCTAATAACATTGATTACTAGCTATTTATCTACTGCACAACAGGTAATGAATCCCGAATTACTTTGGAGTGTAAAACGCATTAACGCCATGGGACTCTCTACAGATGGCACACTCCTTTTTTACAGTGTTAAAATTCCGAATATTGAAAACAACACTTTTGATACCTCCTATTTTAAAATACCTGTTAATGGCGGAAAGGCTGTACAAATTGAAAAGGAAGATGTTGCGGTTGCAGACAAAAAAATATCTCCAGATGGTACTTTTAAATTATTTCACAAAACCGTGCATTTAGAAGATGTAAAAGCTAAAGATATTTACAAAAATCTTGATAAAGCCAATGCGTATGTGTTTACAGATTTAGACAATCGCCATTGGGATACTTGGAGCGATGGGTCTTACGAGCATGTCTTTTATAAAAAAGTAGACGCCGATGATGATGCGGCTATAGACCTTATGCCTAACCAACCCTATTACACACCACAACGTCCGTTTGGTGGCGACGAAGATTATATTTGGAGTCCAGACAGTAAAAGCATCTACTACGTTAGTAAAAAATTAAAAGGAAAAGCATACGCTACGAGTACAAATACCGATATTTACAAATACGATATTGCGACTAAAACCACTATAAATATTACCGAATCTAATAAAGGATACGACACCAATCCAGCGTTCTCACCAAAAGGCGCCTTAGCTTGGTTACAAATGAAAACCGATGGTTACGAAAGCGACAAAAATGATATTGTTGTTTTTGAAAGCGGAATAAAACAAAACTTAACTCAACATTGGGATGGTACTGTAAATAGTTTTGTTTGGAGTAAAGATGGGTCTAAACTGTATTTTACCGCACCTGTAGACGGCACCATACAGTTGTTCACGGTAAATTATCCTGGAAAAAAACGCATGGCTCCTGTAGTTAAACAACTCTCTAAAGGTCAGTTTGATGTTAGAGGTATCGTTGCCGAACTAGACGACAAATTGATAGTTACTCGAGGTGACATGAATCAGGCAAGTGAGATTTACACCTTTAACTTAAAGGATTCTGCTTTTAAACAACTAACTGCTCTAAATGATGACTTGTACAGTAAATTAGATTTACCTAAGGTAGAAAAACGTTACGTAACCACTACAGATAATAAACAAATGTTAGTTTGGGTTATTTTACCTCCAAATTTCGATGCTACTAAAAAATACCCAACCTTATTATATGCTCAAGGCGGACCGCAATCGCCATTATCTCAATTTTATTCGTACCGTTGGAATTTCCAACTTATGTCATCTCAAGGCTATATTATTGTAGCACCAAACCGTAGAGGTATGCCAGGACATGGTGTAGCATGGAACGAGGCTATTAGCAAAGATTGGGGAGGACAAGTCATGGATGATTATCTATCTGCTATAGATAATATTGCTAAAGAACCGTATGTAGACACTGACAGATTAGGTGCCATTGGAGCAAGCTATGGTGGTTATTCTGTATTCTATTTAGCGGGAATACACAATAAACGATTTAAATCTTTTATTGCACACGATGGCGTTTTCGATACCAGAACTATGGCAGGAACAACAGAAGAATTATTTTTTGTTAATCATGATTTTGGCGGAAACTATTGGGATAAATCAAATGCAACAGCACAAAAAGCATTTAACGAATTTAATCCAATAACATATGTCGATAAATGGGATACACCAATTTTAATTATTCAAGGCGGTAAAGATTATCGCGTACCTATAGAACAAGGTTTAGCAGCTTTTCAAGCGGCACAATTACGAAATATTAAAAGTAAATTATTGTATTTACCAGATGAAAACCATTGGGTGCTACAACCTCAAAACGCTTTAGTTTGGCAACACGAGTTTTTTAAATGGTTAAAAGAGACCTTATAA
- a CDS encoding D-2-hydroxyacid dehydrogenase translates to MKLVVLDGYTLNPGDLSWDALKALTTVTINDRTAINNAAILEAVGDAEAVITNKVPLQKAVLEQLPNLKYIGVSATGFNIIDIEAAKHQDIVVTNVPAYSTKSVAQFTMALILELCHHVGAHSTAVHSGQWENAKDFSFWNSPLIELEGKTIGIVGFGQIGKATAALAQAFGMQVLVHNRTVYPDYETDTLTFVDLDTLLSEADFLSLHCPMTEDTAGIINTASLAKMKSGAFLINTSRGGLVVEADLAEALNSDNIAGAAVDVVSEEPIASNNPLLGAKNCIITPHIAWAPLEARRRCMDIVVANVKAFLNDALVNVVSE, encoded by the coding sequence ATGAAACTAGTAGTATTAGACGGTTACACATTAAACCCTGGCGATTTAAGTTGGGATGCATTAAAGGCATTAACAACTGTAACAATTAACGACCGTACAGCTATAAATAACGCTGCAATACTGGAAGCTGTTGGCGATGCGGAAGCAGTTATTACTAACAAAGTACCATTGCAGAAAGCCGTGTTAGAACAATTACCCAATTTAAAATACATTGGTGTATCTGCAACAGGCTTTAATATAATAGATATTGAGGCTGCTAAACATCAAGATATAGTGGTTACTAATGTGCCTGCCTATAGTACAAAGTCTGTTGCTCAATTTACAATGGCGTTAATTTTGGAGTTGTGTCATCATGTTGGAGCACATAGTACCGCTGTGCATTCGGGACAATGGGAAAACGCTAAAGATTTTAGTTTTTGGAATAGTCCGTTAATAGAATTAGAAGGTAAAACTATTGGTATTGTTGGGTTTGGGCAAATAGGAAAAGCGACAGCGGCATTAGCTCAGGCTTTTGGCATGCAGGTTTTAGTGCATAATAGAACGGTCTATCCAGACTATGAAACCGATACCCTAACTTTTGTTGATTTAGATACTTTGCTGTCTGAAGCCGATTTTTTGAGTTTGCATTGTCCAATGACAGAAGATACAGCAGGTATTATTAATACTGCATCGTTAGCTAAAATGAAATCGGGTGCCTTTTTAATTAATACCTCTCGTGGCGGATTAGTGGTGGAAGCCGATTTAGCTGAAGCTTTAAATTCTGATAACATTGCAGGTGCAGCTGTAGATGTTGTTTCTGAAGAACCTATAGCATCTAATAATCCGCTTTTAGGTGCCAAAAATTGTATTATTACACCGCATATTGCTTGGGCACCTTTAGAAGCCAGAAGGCGTTGTATGGACATTGTTGTGGCTAATGTAAAAGCTTTTTTAAACGATGCGCTTGTAAATGTTGTGTCGGAGTAA
- a CDS encoding YraN family protein: MAQHNELGELGEDMAVSFLQNKGYEIIERNYRYRKAEVDILAKKVDILAVVEVKTRSTSVFGNPQDFVKPKQIQRLVAAVDAYVTSNDLDVEVRFDIIAIVKTNQNYEIEHLENAFYHF; this comes from the coding sequence ATGGCGCAGCATAATGAACTTGGTGAATTGGGAGAAGATATGGCTGTTAGCTTTCTGCAGAACAAAGGTTACGAGATTATAGAACGTAATTATCGGTACAGAAAAGCAGAAGTAGATATTTTGGCAAAGAAAGTCGATATACTTGCTGTAGTTGAGGTGAAGACGCGGTCGACTTCTGTTTTTGGAAATCCGCAGGATTTTGTTAAACCAAAACAGATTCAGCGTTTAGTGGCAGCAGTAGATGCTTATGTGACGTCTAATGATTTAGATGTAGAAGTGCGTTTTGATATTATCGCCATTGTAAAAACCAATCAGAATTACGAGATTGAACATTTAGAAAATGCTTTTTATCATTTTTAA
- a CDS encoding tetratricopeptide repeat protein gives MRSKSVFILFFLAFLSLYGNQQPHEEYQGWMREEDSLIKDGFFEEALLLDIDIVEKAKKNNDIFTVTVGYIRIANILCTFGEHLESLRYLDLADNLIDEDKNTNLKIRVLANYARNYTALNFNNKAIAYYNECITLCSKLPPNYNYLLSFLYINKADAFSNTPYKLDSTLVYLHKAIKIKENAFKYAVVANYYLKKDINLDSAKTYLNKSKLLVQNSDITEYHKSIVLHAEANYNKSTGNYNDAIKFYKESLEISKRLKILENVKLAYKLISETYAKLQEDELSHEYLLKYTVITDSINTRYNKNIDDVINTFLTEQELDYKEKEKKYSSLIVAVVLVFVFAVFLIIYNTYTYKAKKRRVLLEKETLLKQKELESKKLKQKLNEAFDEVDALAKTNDPSFLIRFQEVYPQVCENLLKINPKLVNTELSLCAMIWLNFSSKDIASFTNIQPRTVQTKKYRLRKKLNIPEDENIYTWIKKL, from the coding sequence ATGAGAAGCAAGTCTGTATTTATACTATTTTTTTTAGCATTTTTATCTCTTTACGGAAATCAGCAACCTCATGAAGAGTACCAAGGCTGGATGCGTGAAGAAGATAGTTTAATTAAAGACGGTTTTTTTGAAGAAGCTTTACTGTTAGATATTGATATTGTCGAAAAGGCCAAGAAAAACAATGATATATTTACTGTAACCGTAGGATACATAAGAATAGCAAATATTTTATGCACCTTTGGTGAGCATTTAGAGAGTTTGCGATATCTAGATTTAGCTGATAATTTAATAGATGAGGATAAAAATACAAATCTAAAAATTAGAGTGTTGGCTAATTATGCCAGAAATTATACCGCCTTAAATTTTAATAATAAAGCAATTGCATATTATAACGAATGTATAACGTTATGTAGCAAATTACCTCCTAACTACAATTACCTGCTCTCCTTTTTATATATTAATAAGGCAGATGCATTTTCAAATACTCCTTATAAATTAGATTCTACTCTAGTGTATTTACATAAGGCTATTAAAATTAAAGAAAATGCTTTTAAATATGCAGTAGTAGCAAACTATTATTTAAAGAAAGATATCAATTTAGATTCTGCAAAAACGTATTTAAACAAGAGTAAATTATTAGTCCAAAATTCAGATATTACAGAATATCATAAATCTATAGTTTTACATGCAGAGGCTAATTACAATAAATCTACTGGAAATTATAACGATGCTATAAAATTCTATAAAGAGTCTTTAGAGATTTCTAAAAGGCTTAAAATATTAGAAAATGTAAAATTAGCCTATAAACTTATATCTGAAACATATGCTAAATTGCAAGAAGACGAGCTATCTCATGAGTATTTATTAAAGTACACAGTTATTACAGATAGTATAAATACGAGATACAATAAAAATATTGATGATGTAATCAATACTTTTTTAACAGAGCAAGAGCTTGATTATAAAGAGAAAGAAAAAAAATATAGCTCACTTATTGTTGCGGTTGTTTTGGTTTTTGTATTTGCAGTTTTTCTAATAATTTATAATACTTATACTTATAAAGCTAAAAAACGTAGAGTGCTTCTTGAAAAAGAAACCTTGTTAAAACAAAAAGAGTTAGAAAGTAAAAAACTAAAACAAAAACTTAATGAAGCGTTTGATGAGGTAGATGCATTAGCAAAAACTAACGATCCTTCCTTTTTAATTCGTTTTCAAGAAGTGTATCCACAAGTATGCGAAAATCTTCTAAAAATTAATCCTAAACTAGTAAATACAGAATTATCACTTTGTGCCATGATTTGGCTTAATTTCTCTTCTAAAGATATTGCTAGTTTCACTAATATTCAGCCAAGAACTGTACAAACCAAAAAGTATAGGTTACGCAAAAAGCTAAACATTCCAGAAGATGAAAATATTTATACCTGGATTAAAAAGCTATGA